One stretch of Deltaproteobacteria bacterium DNA includes these proteins:
- the cas2 gene encoding CRISPR-associated endonuclease Cas2 — protein MSDQGKRPYLVAYDIADPKRLCLVHKILTRYAVPVQYSVFIGTFTPTNLEALKKELVQVIENDEDDIRMYPISRNADPITIGRHFLPEDVLLFIQNKRADITPLVRGGVHGHDLCDKKKK, from the coding sequence ATGAGCGACCAAGGCAAGCGCCCCTATCTTGTTGCGTACGACATTGCTGATCCGAAAAGGCTCTGCCTCGTCCACAAGATCCTCACCAGATACGCCGTCCCTGTCCAGTATTCCGTGTTTATCGGCACCTTTACCCCCACGAACCTTGAGGCCCTCAAAAAGGAGCTTGTGCAGGTCATAGAAAATGACGAGGACGACATAAGAATGTATCCTATCTCACGCAACGCCGATCCCATCACCATCGGCCGGCACTTCCTGCCGGAGGATGTACTGCTTTTTATCCAGAACAAACGGGCTGATATCACGCCCCTTGTCAGGGGTGGAGTCCATGGGCATGATCTCTGCGACAAGAAGAAAAAATAG
- a CDS encoding type II toxin-antitoxin system RelE/ParE family toxin encodes MRIFVTPTFERTVKRLHEQQKAAFGEAVRTLVSQTEVGEAKVGDLSGVRVYEFRMGSLLCLLAYRALDESTIKLLMVGPHENFNRELKRLNS; translated from the coding sequence ATGCGCATCTTTGTGACTCCGACCTTCGAACGCACCGTCAAAAGGCTCCACGAGCAGCAGAAAGCGGCGTTCGGCGAAGCGGTACGCACCCTTGTCAGTCAGACCGAAGTCGGTGAAGCCAAAGTTGGCGATCTGTCTGGTGTGCGGGTTTACGAGTTTCGTATGGGCAGCTTGCTTTGCCTGCTGGCCTATCGAGCACTCGACGAAAGCACGATCAAACTTCTGATGGTTGGGCCTCACGAAAACTTCAACCGTGAGCTTAAAAGGCTGAACAGCTAA
- a CDS encoding ParD-like family protein, translated as MAINVKLPEALVETAKRYGAIEHRSVPKQIEYWSQIGKITTENPDLPFSVIREILIADQEEPVGEYKFG; from the coding sequence ATGGCTATCAATGTCAAGCTGCCAGAAGCCCTGGTCGAAACCGCCAAGCGCTACGGCGCCATCGAGCACCGCTCGGTGCCAAAGCAAATCGAGTATTGGTCGCAGATCGGCAAGATCACCACTGAAAACCCGGATCTGCCGTTCAGTGTCATCCGCGAGATCCTGATCGCCGATCAAGAAGAGCCCGTGGGCGAGTACAAATTCGGCTGA
- a CDS encoding DUF3106 domain-containing protein: MNWRLHCRYWIVILASIGVLTTLPSLSSASGKEDLPWDGLTREEQEVLKPFAGRWADLSPEKKDRLRRGADRWMNMSPEEREIALERFSRWKDLPPEKRELLRKRFKKFRELPPEKRERIRRRFEWFRKLPPERKEQIRKRWESISPEKRGEKPIYIP, translated from the coding sequence ATGAACTGGAGGCTTCACTGCAGATACTGGATCGTCATCCTTGCATCTATCGGAGTTCTGACGACGCTCCCTTCCCTTTCATCCGCCTCCGGAAAGGAGGATCTGCCCTGGGATGGACTTACCAGGGAGGAACAGGAGGTCCTCAAACCCTTTGCCGGGCGCTGGGCGGATCTGTCCCCGGAAAAGAAGGACCGCCTGAGACGTGGAGCAGACAGGTGGATGAATATGTCCCCGGAGGAACGCGAAATCGCGCTGGAGAGGTTCAGCCGATGGAAGGATCTCCCACCGGAAAAACGCGAGTTATTAAGAAAAAGGTTCAAAAAATTCAGGGAGCTCCCGCCTGAGAAGCGGGAACGCATCCGTAGGAGATTCGAGTGGTTCAGGAAACTTCCGCCCGAGCGTAAGGAGCAGATCAGAAAGCGATGGGAGTCCATTTCCCCTGAAAAGCGCGGGGAAAAGCCTATATATATCCCCTGA
- a CDS encoding AI-2E family transporter, translating to MMFPPVNPADNKKYVGFLAFSIAFLILGLGLRLFAPFFEPMAWAIILALFSYPIHQRIRRYLRGRDNLSAAIMTALIIAFIVIPVFLLLGSLTNETFKVYVSIQERLHGQGLRLIPDLEAFPILKERFPQLIELVRGHEETIREAITDLSKRLGEILIAQGTVVFKNVASLIFKAFIMLTILFYLLRDGDRLLASFKELLPFSDRETANFFRVTHDVLSATLYGNIMTAFVQASLGIFILWVLDFSAPILWGIVMGVATFIPMVGTALVWIPATVYLVAAGMYVKAAILIGFSVLVISQIDYFLRPYLIGGKIQIHNLFLLLSIIGGINLFGFLGLVLGPIVIALCLSVLEIYKLNYLGKSL from the coding sequence ATGATGTTCCCTCCCGTCAATCCGGCTGACAACAAGAAGTACGTCGGTTTTCTCGCCTTTTCGATCGCCTTTCTCATTTTGGGTCTCGGGCTCAGGCTTTTTGCGCCGTTTTTTGAGCCCATGGCATGGGCCATCATCCTCGCCCTCTTTTCTTACCCCATCCACCAGCGGATAAGGAGATATCTCCGGGGCCGGGACAACCTGTCTGCCGCGATCATGACCGCCCTCATCATCGCCTTCATCGTGATTCCCGTGTTCTTGCTCCTGGGGAGCCTTACGAACGAGACCTTCAAGGTCTATGTATCCATCCAGGAAAGACTCCACGGCCAGGGCCTCAGGCTCATCCCGGATCTGGAGGCTTTCCCGATCCTGAAGGAAAGGTTCCCCCAACTCATTGAGCTTGTCCGTGGACACGAGGAGACAATCAGGGAGGCCATCACGGATCTCTCGAAAAGGCTCGGGGAGATCCTTATCGCCCAGGGGACGGTCGTTTTCAAAAACGTGGCTTCTCTCATCTTCAAGGCCTTTATCATGCTCACCATCCTCTTCTATCTTTTGCGGGACGGGGACCGTTTGCTCGCCTCCTTCAAGGAACTGCTCCCGTTTTCTGACCGCGAGACAGCCAACTTCTTCAGGGTGACCCACGACGTCCTTTCCGCAACCCTTTACGGGAACATCATGACCGCCTTTGTCCAGGCGTCATTGGGGATCTTCATCCTGTGGGTACTCGATTTTTCCGCCCCCATACTCTGGGGGATCGTCATGGGTGTGGCGACCTTCATCCCCATGGTCGGGACGGCTCTCGTATGGATCCCCGCCACGGTCTATCTCGTTGCTGCGGGCATGTACGTGAAGGCCGCAATCCTTATCGGGTTCAGCGTGCTTGTCATAAGCCAGATAGATTATTTTTTGAGGCCGTATCTCATCGGAGGCAAGATACAGATCCACAACCTCTTTCTGCTGTTGAGCATCATCGGAGGGATCAACCTTTTCGGTTTTCTCGGCCTGGTATTGGGGCCCATCGTGATCGCCCTCTGTCTTTCCGTGCTCGAGATCTACAAGCTGAATTACCTGGGTAAATCCCTGTGA